A genome region from Solanum pennellii chromosome 12, SPENNV200 includes the following:
- the LOC107005305 gene encoding ubiquitin-like-specific protease ESD4, whose product MGALTSNRKRGNDFFSSNSKTPLSNLSKKLKLSVLNPPLASKSTVERFFKYPDPINPIGREVHAPCRKLRFGSKQTKSNILNYKGVLEYSGSEMGNCLSRKHEETKRSDFYGLRKDIEVIDIDGDDAKEGGSEDSSIEEVVAWGCKKSDLDIAAAANDLEDSSIEELERRGCEKSDLLGQEVDDDVKILDGYDGKDSSVLTTGLDDENLKEESVVKMIDSLAMNPKSDSYFYVPLYRKLLGSVGKISDKLKRLQFQIELNEKSLETNRLLRPQKKEEQVKEDAISEPFVPLTEEEHDEVTCALSKSNRRKVLVTHKSSNIDITGEILQCLRPGAWLNDEVINVYLELLREREKREPQKFLKCHFFNTFFYKKLTSGTGGYNYQSVRRWTSQRKLGYSLLECDKIFVPIHKEIHWCLAVINKKDQKFQYLDSLRGKDRNVLKVLATYFVDEVKDKSGKYIDVSSWMEEFVEDLPEQKNGYDCGVFMIKNADFYSRDIGLCFNQGDMPYFRMRTAKELLRLKAD is encoded by the exons ATGGGAGCGTTAACGAGCAACAGGAAGCGAGGTAATGATTTCTTCTCTTCGAACAGCAAAACCCCACtttcaaatttgtcgaaaaagCTCAAACTTTCAGTCCTGAATCCGCCATTAGCAAGTAAATCAACTGTAGAAAGGTTTTTCAAGTACCCAGATCCGATAAACCCAATTGGAAGAGAGGTTCATGCTCCTTGTAGGAAATTGAGATTTGGGTCGAAGCAAACGAAGTCgaacattttgaattataagGGCGTTTTGGAATATTCAGGTTCTGAAATGGGTAATTGTCTATCGAGAAAGCATGAGGAAACTAAAAGAAGTGATTTTTATGGTTTGAGGAAAGATATTGAAGTGATAGATATTGATGGTGATGATGCTAAAGAGGGGGGTTCTGAGGATTCGAGTATTGAGGAAGTGGTAGCTTGGGGTTGTAAAAAAAGTGATTTAGATATTGCTGCTGCTGCTAATGATTTGGAGGATTCGAGTATCGAGGAATTGGAAAGACGGGGTTGTGAAAAAAGTGATCTTTTGGGTCAGGAGGTTGATGATGATGTGAAGATTTTGGATGGTTATGACGGTAAGGATTCATCCGTGTTAACTACGGGTTTGGATGATGAAAATTTGAAGGAAGAGAGTGTGGTAAAGATGATAGACTCATTAGCTATGAACCCCAAGTCAGATTCCTACTTCTATGTCCCTTTGTATAGGAAACTTCTTGGTTCAGTCGGGAAAATAAGTGATAAGCTGAAACGATTACAGTTCCAGATAGAATTGAATGAGAAGAGTCTCGAAACGAATAGGTTATTGCGGcctcaaaagaaagaagaacaGGTTAAAGAG GATGCGATTTCAGAACCATTTGTGCCTCTAACTGAAGAGGAACATGATGAGGTTACTTGTGCTTTATCTAAATCCAATCG GAGAAAGGTTTTGGTAACCCATAAAAGCTCCAATATTGATATTACTGGAGAAATATTGCAATGTTTGAGACCTGGGGCATGGTTGAATGACGAG GTTATCAATGTATATCTTGAACTGTTAAGGGAGAGAGAGAAAAGGGAGCCACAGAagtttttgaaatgtcatttcTTTAACACATTCTTTTACAAGAAG TTGACAAGTGGCACGGGAGGCTATAACTATCAATCTGTGAGAAGATGGACATCCCAAAGAAAGCTGGGTTACTCCCTCCTTGAGTGCGATAAA ATATTTGTCCCTATCCACAAAGAAATACATTGGTGTTTAGCTGTTATCAATAAAAAGGATCAGAAGTTCCAATATCTTGATTCACTCAGAGGAAAGGATAGAAATGTGCTGAAAGTGCTG GCTACTTACTTTGTTGATGAGGTAAAGGACAAGAGTGGGAAATACATTGATGTTAGTTCATGGATGGAAGAGTTTGTTGAGGACCTTCCAGAGCAAAAGAATGG GTATGACTGCGGTgtgtttatgataaaaaatgcAGATTTCTACAGCAGAGATATAGGACTCTGTTTTAATCAG GGAGACATGCCATATTTTAGGATGAGGACTGCCAAGGAGCTCTTAAGGTTGAAAGCAGATTAA